The following proteins come from a genomic window of Patescibacteria group bacterium:
- a CDS encoding ATP-binding protein — MSITESLTYFISIFSNFLLAGFVLLKGRKEKVNKTFFLSVISANAWLISLFLYYSLESPQWVLWLGRINFAMVIPILYYLLKFAVVFPTESLFEFKKISKYLIPLFLALFILTTFTPLVASEEIIIGPGQRETVYGQLYNLYVINYSLISFFVGAVLFLKLRKYDKTIEKLQIKYVLTGLTISLIFGFTTNIVFPYLGFFNIANYGPLATIIFSIFVTVAIAKHHLFQIKVVLVELFVVVIALILLVQAWVNEILWLKVLNSSVFILFCIFGYYLIRATIDEIRRREQIEKISQDLEKAYKELKKLDIAKSEFISIASHQLRTPLTAIKGYVSLIKDKTYGEFPLKMKKPLKNVYTSVERLIKLVNDLLSISRIESGKMEVATEEFALEDLISSIIIELKNLARAKNLYLKWEKPKTRLERVLLDRMKIRQVILNIIDNAIKYTETGGITIEYAQENGACEIEISDTGAGMTKSELDKLFKIFSRGSAGKRTWVEGAGLGLYIAKEFAEMHNGSISVKSSGREKGSAFNIKIPIKYEQRKIFKKENTDR, encoded by the coding sequence ATGTCCATAACAGAGAGCTTAACTTACTTTATATCAATTTTTTCTAATTTTTTATTAGCTGGTTTTGTATTATTAAAAGGCAGAAAGGAAAAAGTAAATAAAACTTTTTTTCTTAGCGTAATATCTGCAAATGCTTGGTTGATTTCTCTTTTTTTATACTACAGCCTTGAAAGTCCTCAATGGGTGTTGTGGCTGGGAAGAATTAATTTTGCAATGGTTATTCCAATTTTGTACTATTTATTGAAATTCGCAGTAGTTTTTCCTACCGAATCTCTTTTTGAATTCAAGAAGATAAGTAAGTATCTAATCCCCTTGTTTTTGGCTCTTTTTATCCTGACAACTTTTACGCCGCTGGTAGCTAGCGAAGAGATCATAATTGGACCTGGACAACGAGAAACTGTTTACGGGCAATTATATAACCTTTATGTTATCAATTATTCTCTGATTTCATTTTTTGTTGGAGCTGTCTTGTTTTTAAAACTGAGAAAATATGACAAAACAATTGAAAAGCTTCAGATTAAGTATGTGTTAACAGGTTTAACAATATCTTTAATCTTTGGTTTTACTACTAATATTGTATTTCCTTATCTTGGTTTTTTTAATATTGCCAATTATGGTCCATTAGCCACTATTATATTTTCTATTTTTGTTACTGTTGCTATTGCCAAGCACCATCTTTTCCAAATTAAAGTAGTTCTTGTTGAGCTTTTTGTAGTGGTAATAGCGCTAATTTTACTTGTTCAAGCTTGGGTAAATGAAATTCTCTGGTTAAAGGTTTTAAATTCTAGTGTTTTTATCCTATTTTGTATTTTTGGTTATTACTTAATTAGAGCTACAATAGACGAGATAAGAAGAAGAGAGCAGATTGAAAAGATAAGTCAAGATTTAGAAAAAGCATATAAAGAGCTTAAAAAACTTGATATTGCTAAATCAGAGTTTATTTCTATTGCATCTCATCAATTAAGAACTCCTTTAACAGCTATTAAGGGCTATGTGTCGTTGATAAAGGATAAGACTTATGGAGAATTTCCATTGAAAATGAAAAAACCTTTGAAAAATGTTTACACTTCTGTCGAAAGATTAATAAAATTAGTTAATGATCTTTTAAGCATTTCAAGGATTGAGTCTGGGAAAATGGAGGTGGCAACAGAAGAATTTGCTTTAGAAGATTTAATTAGTAGTATAATAATAGAGCTTAAAAACTTGGCCAGAGCAAAAAATCTTTATTTAAAATGGGAAAAGCCAAAAACAAGACTAGAAAGAGTGTTGTTAGATAGGATGAAAATAAGGCAGGTTATTTTAAATATTATTGATAATGCAATTAAATACACTGAAACAGGGGGAATAACAATAGAATATGCTCAAGAAAATGGTGCTTGTGAAATTGAAATTTCTGACACTGGGGCAGGCATGACTAAATCAGAATTAGACAAACTTTTCAAAATCTTCTCAAGGGGGTCTGCTGGCAAAAGAACATGGGTAGAAGGCGCTGGATTGGGATTATACATTGCAAAAGAATTTGCAGAAATGCATAATGGAAGTATTAGTGTTAAAAGTTCTGGAAGGGAAAAAGGTTCTGCTTTTAACATAAAGATTCCTATTAAATATGAGCAAAGGAAAATCTTTAAAAAAGAAAATACTGATCGTTGA
- a CDS encoding histidine decarboxylase, pyruvoyl type — protein sequence MKVSFSEKKILESAISPFEQYCAGYPGQDSYLTALVVGIESFKQVFSHPGSKKLDSILAYDKAEVSSAYIGQINMSVVSSFCGPQGLIWGYDVAKKEGIGLPSFLSEKSLKKFGGIKIKSGENLREAAQALFGTNDKRHFPLLPGTHVPCAVKSYYKSGPAYLYGTVAIGIPEDRSSAACLFMEDVGEIITEEQNIDAIKERVYFNTVQSIIEIGKNQRVKYKEIFVDLVSKKINKGDMGCVLVAIPYFQLAKKAFNKELTEQSISEWTEKSRKHFLHN from the coding sequence ATGAAAGTTAGTTTTTCGGAAAAGAAAATATTAGAATCAGCTATCTCTCCTTTTGAGCAATATTGTGCAGGATATCCAGGCCAAGACAGCTATTTAACTGCTTTAGTTGTGGGGATAGAGAGTTTTAAGCAGGTATTTAGCCATCCTGGCTCAAAAAAACTTGATTCCATATTAGCTTATGACAAAGCAGAAGTTAGCAGTGCTTATATCGGTCAGATAAATATGAGCGTAGTATCTTCATTCTGCGGACCCCAGGGTTTAATTTGGGGCTATGATGTTGCAAAAAAGGAAGGCATAGGATTGCCTTCTTTTTTGTCGGAAAAAAGCCTTAAAAAATTTGGTGGAATAAAGATTAAGAGTGGAGAAAATTTAAGAGAAGCAGCTCAAGCGCTTTTTGGCACCAATGACAAGCGCCACTTTCCACTTTTACCAGGCACTCATGTTCCTTGCGCTGTAAAGTCCTATTATAAATCAGGCCCTGCTTATTTATATGGAACAGTAGCTATTGGAATACCTGAAGATAGAAGTAGTGCTGCATGCTTGTTCATGGAGGATGTTGGAGAAATAATCACCGAAGAACAGAATATAGACGCTATTAAAGAAAGAGTTTATTTCAATACAGTTCAGAGCATTATAGAAATAGGAAAAAATCAGAGAGTAAAGTATAAAGAGATTTTTGTAGATCTTGTATCAAAAAAAATTAACAAAGGGGATATGGGTTGCGTTTTGGTAGCCATACCTTATTTTCAACTAGCTAAAAAAGCTTTTAATAAAGAGTTAACTGAACAGAGTATATCAGAGTGGACTGAGAAAAGCAGAAAACATTTTTTACATAATTAA
- a CDS encoding UDP-N-acetylmuramate--L-alanine ligase has translation MKIHFIGIGGIGVSALAKYYLEKGHNITGSDLGSTEITDWFEKRKVKIFIGKHKSENMADNINLVIYSPAVPESNPELEKAKRNGLKIMTYPQALGELSKKYFTIAITGTHGKSTTTAMIGLLLIEAGLDPTVIVGTKLKEFDNSSCRVGNSKYLVIEACEHFESFLNYYPNIIVLTTIEADHLDHYGNLQGVLNGFKKFIANLKEDGIIVANKDDENIHKIVEEADWYSLKDKEAVGMKDVLQIPGDFNVSNALAALKVARILKIKDIDSHKVLSRYKGSWRRFEITEILNPKPYTLIDDYAHHPTEINLTLKAAREKYPKKKIWCFFQPHQYQRTHYLFDDFIETFKNAPVDKLIITDIYDVVGREDEEIREEISSEKLVKAVNKDSVIYIAKEKIIEFLRQNLNGQEVIIIMGAGNIYDDVSLKLKGG, from the coding sequence ATGAAAATTCATTTTATTGGAATTGGTGGAATTGGAGTATCAGCTTTAGCTAAATATTATCTTGAAAAAGGCCACAATATAACTGGTTCTGATTTAGGTTCAACAGAAATCACTGATTGGTTTGAAAAAAGAAAAGTAAAGATTTTTATAGGAAAGCATAAATCTGAAAACATGGCTGATAATATTAATTTAGTAATTTATAGTCCTGCAGTACCAGAAAGTAATCCTGAACTTGAAAAAGCTAAAAGAAATGGTTTAAAGATAATGACTTACCCTCAAGCTCTTGGAGAGTTAAGTAAGAAATATTTTACTATAGCTATTACTGGAACTCATGGGAAAAGTACAACAACTGCAATGATAGGTTTGTTATTGATTGAAGCAGGCTTGGATCCAACTGTGATTGTGGGAACAAAGCTTAAAGAATTTGACAACTCAAGCTGTAGAGTGGGAAATTCAAAGTATTTAGTTATTGAAGCTTGTGAACATTTTGAATCGTTTTTAAATTACTATCCTAATATAATTGTTTTAACAACAATTGAAGCAGATCATTTAGACCATTATGGTAATTTACAAGGCGTTTTAAATGGATTTAAAAAGTTTATTGCTAATTTAAAAGAAGATGGAATTATAGTTGCAAACAAGGATGATGAAAACATTCATAAGATTGTTGAAGAAGCAGATTGGTATTCTTTAAAGGATAAAGAAGCTGTAGGGATGAAAGATGTTCTGCAGATTCCTGGCGATTTTAATGTTTCTAATGCTTTAGCGGCTTTAAAAGTTGCAAGAATTTTAAAAATTAAAGATATAGATTCTCATAAGGTATTGTCACGATATAAAGGATCTTGGCGAAGATTTGAAATTACTGAAATATTAAACCCTAAACCATATACCCTAATTGACGATTATGCTCATCATCCAACAGAAATTAACCTTACTTTAAAAGCAGCTCGTGAGAAATATCCTAAAAAAAAGATTTGGTGTTTTTTTCAACCTCATCAATATCAAAGAACTCATTATTTATTTGATGATTTCATTGAAACTTTTAAAAATGCACCAGTAGATAAATTGATTATTACTGACATTTACGATGTAGTTGGCAGGGAAGATGAAGAAATAAGGGAAGAAATAAGTTCTGAAAAATTAGTTAAAGCTGTAAATAAAGACTCTGTGATTTATATTGCAAAAGAGAAGATAATCGAATTTTTAAGGCAGAATTTAAATGGACAAGAAGTTATTATAATTATGGGTGCTGGCAACATTTATGATGATGTGAGTTTAAAGCTGAAGGGCGGATAA
- the thpR gene encoding RNA 2',3'-cyclic phosphodiesterase: protein MRHRLFIAINLPEKVKNKLNGYSLKYQELPARWTKKQNIHITLLFLGYVQEDEISEILKNTEQVVKNHNFFSLTLNKICYGPPKKTPRMIWAVGEISEQLGELRADLENSLSNLSFKKEKRAYSPHITLARLRQWEFRNIEPEERLQIEQGINLSFEVNSIEIMESQLKRTDAEYSVMQSFPLKP, encoded by the coding sequence ATGCGCCACAGACTCTTTATTGCTATTAATTTGCCTGAAAAAGTTAAAAACAAGCTTAATGGTTATAGTTTAAAATACCAGGAATTGCCAGCAAGATGGACAAAAAAACAAAATATTCATATTACTTTGCTTTTTTTAGGTTATGTTCAAGAAGATGAAATATCTGAAATACTAAAAAATACAGAACAAGTTGTTAAAAATCATAATTTTTTTTCCTTAACTTTAAATAAAATCTGTTATGGTCCGCCTAAAAAAACACCAAGAATGATTTGGGCAGTAGGTGAGATATCAGAGCAATTGGGAGAATTACGAGCGGATTTAGAAAATTCATTGTCTAATCTTTCTTTTAAAAAAGAAAAAAGAGCATATAGTCCCCATATAACTTTAGCTAGGTTAAGGCAATGGGAGTTTAGAAATATTGAGCCAGAAGAAAGACTGCAGATTGAACAAGGCATTAATTTAAGTTTTGAAGTAAACTCAATTGAAATAATGGAAAGTCAATTAAAACGAACTGACGCAGAGTATTCAGTGATGCAATCATTCCCATTAAAACCATAA
- a CDS encoding elongation factor P, translated as MLSYSELKRKSRIIIDKEPYEIIEANSTVKARGSSVLQTKLRNLKTGNVVSKTFHPSDSLEEPEISKLEVKFIYSHKDKFVFTKKDNPSERFELTAGQIGEQVIFLTQNSIVEALVFNNEVINISLPIKVNLRVKEAPPSVKGESQSGNKSVVLETGAKITVPSFIKTGDVVEVNTESKEYVRRIE; from the coding sequence ATGCTCTCTTATTCAGAATTAAAAAGAAAATCAAGGATTATTATAGATAAAGAACCATATGAAATAATAGAAGCAAACTCTACTGTAAAAGCTAGGGGCTCCTCTGTTTTGCAAACCAAGTTAAGGAATTTAAAAACAGGGAATGTAGTTTCTAAAACATTTCATCCTTCAGATTCTTTAGAAGAACCTGAAATTTCAAAATTAGAAGTAAAATTCATTTATTCTCATAAAGATAAATTTGTCTTCACTAAAAAAGATAATCCATCTGAAAGATTTGAATTAACAGCTGGCCAGATTGGTGAACAAGTAATTTTTTTAACACAAAATTCTATAGTAGAAGCTTTAGTCTTTAATAATGAAGTAATTAATATTTCCCTGCCCATTAAAGTGAACTTAAGAGTCAAAGAAGCTCCGCCAAGCGTAAAAGGAGAATCTCAATCTGGGAATAAAAGTGTTGTTTTAGAAACTGGAGCTAAAATCACTGTCCCCTCTTTTATAAAAACTGGGGATGTTGTTGAAGTGAATACTGAGAGTAAAGAGTATGTAAGAAGGATTGAGTAA
- a CDS encoding cohesin domain-containing protein: MIKNINKCKKSIVSIVVFLLGVVLVLVLGVRISQAVEVKGSSLFLSPGSETFKLGDSFSVEVKIKTGDIPINSAQAVIHFPADTLEVLSISQDDSVFALWPEEPAFSNSDGTISFAGGLPHPGFQQIGNIITINFKGKKQGIVHIAFGEGKILADDGEGTNVLLFLKEAKYFIQQTTVISQSELETAPLQIFSPTHVQQDEWYNNNDPYFQWVLTPDTTGVSFLLDQNSETIPDTKSEGLIQSKTYKGVADGVWYFHLRLENETEWTQSVHYRIQVDNLSPYPFEVTIDNKGDVTNPEPDLYFETDDDVSGISRYELKIGEGDFYNVLLAQINPFSMPFQVPGSHRIIVRAVDRAGNSAQANTLVDIEPIETPVISVWPEKYIAGEEIFYLEGQALPEVKIIISLEKNGQNVKEWYSRSNQLGEWSFSTKELVQSGIYSLSAKVQDERGVFSNDSDVHKIEVSLSGISLGIFTISFKSIILFLSLSLFLGFLFIGYLVYNVGQTKKTLRKETREVRKSVLRGFELLEKEVESQIEMFDSRSGFNKKERKLYDDLREDFKIVQDFIGKEIEDIEKELE; this comes from the coding sequence ATGATTAAAAATATTAACAAATGTAAAAAAAGCATAGTCAGTATTGTTGTTTTTCTTCTTGGTGTTGTTCTGGTGCTGGTTTTAGGTGTAAGAATAAGCCAGGCTGTTGAGGTTAAAGGATCTTCACTTTTTCTTTCTCCTGGCAGTGAAACTTTTAAATTAGGAGATAGTTTTTCTGTGGAAGTGAAAATCAAGACAGGAGATATCCCTATTAATTCTGCTCAAGCTGTTATTCATTTTCCTGCTGATACACTAGAGGTGTTAAGTATTTCCCAAGATGATTCTGTTTTTGCTCTTTGGCCAGAAGAACCAGCTTTTTCTAATTCTGACGGTACAATTTCATTTGCTGGAGGGTTGCCGCATCCTGGTTTTCAGCAAATAGGAAACATAATAACCATAAACTTTAAAGGGAAAAAACAAGGAATAGTTCATATTGCCTTTGGTGAGGGTAAGATTTTAGCTGATGATGGAGAAGGAACAAATGTTTTACTCTTTCTTAAGGAAGCTAAGTATTTTATTCAACAAACAACAGTTATTTCTCAATCTGAATTAGAAACTGCTCCTTTGCAGATTTTTAGTCCAACCCATGTCCAGCAAGACGAATGGTATAACAACAATGACCCTTATTTCCAATGGGTGTTAACACCTGACACTACTGGAGTTAGCTTCTTGTTAGATCAAAATTCAGAAACCATACCTGATACTAAATCTGAAGGTTTGATTCAATCTAAAACCTATAAAGGAGTTGCTGATGGTGTATGGTATTTCCATCTTAGATTAGAAAATGAAACAGAATGGACTCAATCAGTTCATTATAGGATTCAAGTTGACAACCTGTCGCCTTATCCATTTGAAGTGACAATTGATAATAAAGGAGATGTTACTAATCCTGAACCAGACTTGTATTTTGAAACAGATGATGACGTTTCAGGAATCAGTCGTTATGAGCTTAAAATTGGAGAAGGAGACTTTTATAATGTGCTGCTTGCCCAGATTAATCCTTTTTCTATGCCTTTTCAGGTTCCAGGCAGTCACAGAATCATAGTCAGAGCAGTAGATAGGGCTGGTAATAGCGCTCAAGCAAATACTTTGGTTGACATAGAGCCTATTGAAACTCCTGTTATTAGTGTCTGGCCGGAAAAATATATTGCTGGAGAAGAAATATTCTATCTTGAGGGCCAAGCGCTGCCTGAAGTTAAGATCATAATTTCTTTGGAAAAAAATGGCCAAAATGTGAAAGAATGGTACAGCAGAAGCAATCAACTAGGAGAATGGTCTTTTTCTACAAAAGAGCTAGTCCAGTCAGGCATTTATTCCTTATCAGCTAAAGTACAGGATGAAAGAGGAGTTTTCAGCAATGATTCAGATGTTCATAAAATTGAAGTATCATTAAGCGGCATATCCTTAGGCATATTCACAATTTCTTTTAAAAGCATAATTCTGTTTTTATCTTTATCTTTGTTCCTAGGATTTCTTTTTATAGGATACCTTGTTTATAATGTCGGGCAGACAAAAAAGACGTTGCGAAAAGAGACTCGGGAAGTAAGAAAGAGCGTTCTTCGAGGATTTGAATTGCTAGAAAAGGAGGTTGAGAGTCAAATTGAGATGTTTGATTCACGGTCTGGTTTTAATAAAAAGGAAAGGAAACTTTACGATGATTTAAGAGAAGACTTTAAAATTGTTCAGGATTTCATTGGCAAGGAGATTGAAGACATAGAAAAAGAATTAGAATAA
- a CDS encoding cohesin domain-containing protein, with the protein MKKSFYIVFIIIFSFFVPFVVSAEGASLYFSPNIGTFFIGSTFNVSIFVNTGGNDINAVEVDLKFDPRKLQVASPVAGKSFISVWIAQPTYSNIEGTVSFQGGVPSPGINTSSGLVSTITFRVISPGETFIEFLDSSQVLLDDGKGTNILTSMGEGFYSLKIPPPAGPKVFSSTYTDQNKWYKNNNPAFAWQKETGVTDFSYSIDQNFHTVPDNISEGSHASVSYVDLEDGIWYFHIKAKKGGGWGGVTHYLVQIDTTPPAIFKLSFEPTPNSPVTAARAPVVSFITTDALSGLDHYEMKAVNLRKTVQNKEASFFVEVNSPYRLHNLDLGEYEIVVRAYDQAMNWQDASERIEIIPSTRLFYISKSGISIFTIFLSWWKAILFLVPLSIFIAINISRWWKSHKYIYKRMDVLDKVKTEWKKKEEELKRKIHKM; encoded by the coding sequence ATGAAAAAATCATTTTATATAGTATTTATTATAATATTTTCCTTTTTCGTGCCTTTTGTCGTTAGTGCTGAAGGTGCTTCTTTGTATTTCTCTCCTAATATTGGCACTTTTTTCATTGGAAGCACTTTTAATGTTTCTATTTTTGTTAATACTGGAGGAAATGATATTAATGCCGTAGAAGTAGATTTGAAATTTGATCCTAGAAAACTTCAGGTAGCTAGCCCGGTTGCTGGAAAATCATTCATTTCAGTCTGGATTGCTCAACCCACTTATTCTAATATTGAAGGAACTGTTTCTTTTCAAGGAGGAGTGCCATCTCCAGGAATCAACACTTCTTCGGGATTGGTTTCTACAATTACTTTTAGAGTCATTTCTCCAGGAGAAACTTTTATTGAATTCTTAGATTCTTCTCAGGTTCTTTTAGACGATGGCAAAGGAACTAATATTTTAACTTCAATGGGAGAGGGCTTTTATAGTTTAAAGATTCCTCCGCCAGCAGGACCAAAAGTATTTTCTTCTACTTACACTGACCAAAATAAATGGTACAAAAACAATAATCCAGCTTTTGCTTGGCAAAAAGAAACAGGAGTAACTGATTTCAGCTATAGTATTGACCAGAATTTTCATACAGTACCAGATAATATTTCTGAGGGAAGTCATGCGTCAGTTTCTTACGTCGATTTAGAAGATGGAATATGGTATTTTCACATAAAAGCCAAGAAAGGAGGAGGTTGGGGAGGGGTTACTCATTATCTTGTTCAAATAGATACAACTCCACCAGCCATTTTTAAACTTAGCTTTGAACCTACCCCCAACTCACCAGTTACTGCTGCCAGAGCGCCAGTTGTTTCTTTTATTACTACTGATGCTCTTTCTGGCTTAGATCATTATGAAATGAAAGCAGTTAATCTTAGAAAAACTGTTCAGAACAAAGAAGCCAGTTTCTTTGTAGAAGTGAATAGTCCTTACCGGCTGCATAATCTTGACTTAGGAGAATATGAGATAGTAGTAAGAGCCTATGACCAAGCTATGAATTGGCAGGATGCTTCAGAAAGAATAGAAATTATTCCCAGCACAAGATTATTTTACATTTCAAAAAGCGGGATAAGCATATTTACTATTTTCCTTTCTTGGTGGAAGGCGATTCTGTTTCTTGTTCCTTTATCAATCTTCATTGCCATAAATATCTCTCGCTGGTGGAAAAGCCATAAATACATTTATAAAAGGATGGATGTTTTAGATAAAGTTAAGACTGAATGGAAGAAAAAAGAAGAAGAATTAAAAAGAAAAATACATAAAATGTAG
- a CDS encoding cohesin domain-containing protein yields the protein MKQNFILEKTGKLIKIIALFIVVFLLGAFLIKPTKAEGESASLYLSPYQGTFFVGTTFDVSVFVNTEGSSINAVQVDLEFSPGLLQVTSPTAGSSFISVWADQPFYSNKQGIISFKGGVPSPGIKTSAGLVSTISFRAKAPGIVTISFSDSSKVLLADGKGTNILKSTAIGNYTLVLSPPEGPKLFSPTHPSLTTWYKNNNPSFFWSTEPGVTDFSYSLDQDPQGIPDNISEGKENSVTFNDVKNGIWYFHIKAKKGGVFGGTTHYPLHIDAIPPQEFKIDIETIGGVTGSRFFAYFSTDDLLSGIDYYEVSIVDLSDSKSEANPFFIEVVSPYRIPFERAGKYAIIVMTYDKAGNSTEAKTTLNIVNSFIFYDSQGLRIRDLFFPWWLAYMILLIGIVSGILIYQRKQRKDLSVRLRKEVEQAEKEIEDVKKLEEKIRKIKPEEGKEVEEAERLARKLRGEKPPFNNNESNKGI from the coding sequence ATGAAGCAGAATTTTATATTAGAAAAAACAGGAAAGCTTATTAAGATTATAGCTTTGTTTATCGTGGTCTTTCTATTAGGAGCTTTTTTAATCAAACCAACAAAAGCAGAAGGAGAAAGTGCTTCTTTGTATCTCTCTCCTTATCAGGGCACTTTTTTTGTTGGCACTACTTTTGATGTTTCTGTTTTTGTAAATACTGAAGGAAGCAGTATTAATGCTGTTCAAGTAGATTTAGAATTCTCACCAGGTCTTCTTCAAGTTACCAGTCCAACTGCTGGCTCTTCTTTTATTTCAGTTTGGGCTGACCAGCCGTTTTATTCAAATAAACAAGGCATTATTAGTTTTAAAGGAGGCGTGCCTTCTCCTGGAATCAAAACCTCAGCTGGTTTGGTGTCAACAATTAGTTTTCGAGCCAAAGCTCCAGGAATAGTTACCATCTCATTTTCAGATTCTTCAAAGGTTTTACTGGCTGATGGAAAAGGCACAAATATTCTTAAAAGCACTGCTATTGGAAACTATACTTTAGTACTTTCTCCGCCTGAAGGACCCAAGCTTTTTTCGCCCACTCATCCCAGCCTTACTACTTGGTATAAAAACAATAACCCAAGTTTTTTTTGGAGTACAGAACCAGGAGTAACTGATTTTAGTTATAGTTTAGACCAAGACCCTCAAGGAATCCCAGACAATATTTCTGAAGGTAAAGAGAATTCAGTTACTTTTAATGATGTTAAAAATGGAATCTGGTATTTTCATATAAAAGCAAAAAAAGGAGGTGTTTTTGGAGGAACCACTCATTATCCTTTGCATATTGATGCTATCCCTCCTCAAGAATTTAAAATTGATATTGAAACAATAGGCGGGGTAACTGGATCAAGATTCTTCGCTTATTTTTCTACTGATGATTTGCTTTCTGGCATTGATTATTATGAAGTTAGCATAGTTGATCTTTCTGATTCTAAAAGTGAAGCCAATCCATTTTTCATAGAAGTGGTTTCACCTTATAGAATTCCGTTTGAGAGGGCAGGGAAATACGCTATTATTGTTATGACATATGATAAAGCTGGAAATTCCACTGAAGCTAAAACAACTTTAAATATTGTTAATTCTTTTATTTTTTACGATAGTCAGGGATTAAGGATAAGGGATTTATTCTTTCCTTGGTGGTTAGCTTATATGATATTATTGATAGGTATTGTTTCGGGAATTTTAATATATCAGCGTAAGCAAAGAAAAGACTTGTCAGTAAGATTGCGCAAAGAAGTAGAACAAGCTGAAAAAGAGATTGAAGATGTTAAGAAATTAGAGGAGAAAATCCGTAAAATAAAGCCTGAAGAAGGAAAAGAAGTAGAAGAAGCAGAGAGATTAGCAAGAAAATTAAGAGGTGAAAAACCTCCTTTCAATAATAATGAATCAAATAAAGGAATTTAG
- a CDS encoding cohesin domain-containing protein → MKKSIITLLIFTFVSAMIGMVPIMVKADTATLYLSPKSGTFFMGSTFNVSIYINTKGEEVNAVDVDLTFPPDIIQVTSPVSGESFVSQWLSPPTYSNATGKISFRGGMPGGITTSAGLISTITFRAKMPGKANIGFLDSSKVLLNNGKGTSISPILIGGSYQISVPPSEGPRLLSTSHPDLDVWYQDNNPSFNWIREYGMTDFSFSLSQNPQEEPDEVSEGDINFKSYADVADGIWYFHLRAKKSGVWGKTSHYIIKIDNNPPQSFNPEIDTYSRFIYFETKDIYSGIDYYEISLRDLREPELSQPFFTEAVSPYKIPYEKSGRYNIIVRVFDKSGNLRQEQITFRLISPVLSYIEGKGLQFKNFLLPRSLIYAIGFGIGYLVVAAYKRRGKLGFKKATKEIEEALSEIKKIEKRKRKTEEATEEFAEEFEEKKQELEKKLKEKEKSSQEEK, encoded by the coding sequence ATGAAAAAAAGCATTATTACTTTATTAATATTTACTTTTGTATCAGCAATGATTGGTATGGTGCCCATAATGGTTAAAGCTGACACTGCCACTTTATATCTTTCTCCCAAGAGCGGCACTTTTTTCATGGGAAGCACTTTTAATGTATCTATATATATAAATACTAAAGGCGAAGAGGTTAATGCAGTAGATGTGGATTTAACATTCCCTCCAGACATAATTCAGGTTACTAGCCCAGTCAGTGGAGAATCTTTTGTTTCTCAATGGCTTTCTCCTCCAACTTATTCTAATGCCACAGGAAAGATTTCTTTCAGAGGAGGAATGCCAGGAGGAATTACTACTTCTGCAGGATTGATTTCAACCATTACTTTCAGGGCCAAGATGCCTGGGAAAGCGAATATAGGATTTTTAGATTCTTCAAAAGTTCTGCTTAATAACGGGAAAGGCACATCAATTTCTCCTATATTAATTGGAGGCAGTTATCAGATTTCAGTACCACCTTCAGAAGGACCAAGGCTTTTATCGACATCGCATCCAGATCTTGATGTCTGGTATCAGGATAATAACCCTTCTTTTAATTGGATAAGGGAGTATGGCATGACTGATTTTAGCTTTAGTCTTTCTCAAAATCCGCAAGAAGAGCCAGATGAAGTATCTGAGGGAGACATTAACTTTAAATCTTATGCAGATGTTGCAGACGGCATCTGGTATTTTCACTTAAGGGCTAAAAAGTCAGGAGTTTGGGGTAAGACTAGTCATTATATAATAAAGATAGATAATAATCCGCCTCAAAGTTTTAATCCAGAGATTGATACTTATTCCCGCTTTATTTATTTTGAAACCAAAGATATTTATTCAGGCATAGACTATTATGAAATTAGTTTGAGAGATCTTAGAGAGCCTGAACTTTCACAGCCTTTTTTTACTGAAGCTGTTTCTCCTTATAAAATTCCTTATGAGAAATCTGGAAGATATAACATTATTGTCAGGGTTTTTGATAAATCAGGCAATTTAAGACAGGAGCAAATTACTTTTCGATTGATTAGTCCAGTTCTTTCTTACATTGAAGGTAAAGGACTTCAATTCAAAAACTTTCTTCTTCCACGGAGTTTAATTTATGCAATTGGATTTGGGATTGGGTATTTGGTTGTAGCGGCCTATAAGAGAAGAGGTAAGCTTGGATTTAAAAAAGCGACAAAAGAAATTGAAGAAGCTTTGTCTGAAATTAAAAAGATTGAAAAAAGAAAAAGAAAAACAGAAGAAGCTACAGAAGAATTTGCAGAAGAGTTTGAAGAAAAAAAACAAGAATTGGAAAAGAAATTAAAGGAAAAAGAAAAATCATCACAAGAAGAAAAATGA